A single Lactuca sativa cultivar Salinas chromosome 8, Lsat_Salinas_v11, whole genome shotgun sequence DNA region contains:
- the LOC111880370 gene encoding uncharacterized protein LOC111880370: MSKKRTIDFFFKRQEDVNDPQPERNSNMEEPVNVEPEKNDVSNSREVNLDSLIRDPGEQPLISSYPSHQRDEIRRLYIKLGPYQIQKSKYPSSPSGPNSSMRSFQQAWSDTFTVAGFNKWKKVNCGKDCSFIVLEENVIEKQTTQQVMDNRLRLKVSIEAIKWLTFQACALRGHDEGPDSKNQGNFLELIKLLASYNKTIDDVVLENAPQNAKYTSPDIQKEILRVLATNVQKAIRDEIGTAKFCLIVDESQDESKKEQMAIVVRFVDRYGHVKERFLDLIHVKDTTSSTLKN; the protein is encoded by the exons ATGAGCAAAAAAAGaacaattgatttttttttcaaacgaCAAGAAGATGTTAATGACCCACAACCTGAAAGAAATAGCAATATGGAAGAGCCTGTTAATGTTGAACCTGAAAAAAATGATGTTTCAAATTCAAGAGAGGTAAACTTAGATTCTTTGATTCGTGATCCCGGAGAACAACCTTTGATCTCAAGCTATCCAAGTCACCAACGTGATGAGATTAGACGATTATATATTAAACTTGGACCATaccaaattcaaaaatcaaagtatCCTTCAAGTCCTAGTGGTCCAAATAGTTCTATGCGTAGTTTTCAACAAGCTTG GTCAGATACATTTACCGTCGCGGGGTTTAATAAATGGAAAAAAGTGAATTGTGGAAAAGATTGTTCTTTCATCGTCCTTGAAG AGAATGTGATAGAGAAACAAACGACTCAACAAGTTATGGATAATAGATTACGTCTTAAAGTTTCTATTGAGGCTATCAAATGGCTTACATTTCAAGCATGTGCTTTAAGAGGTCATGATGAGGGACCTGACTCAAAAAATCAAGGGAATTTCCTTGAACTTATAAAGTTGCTTGCTTCTTATAACAAGACTATTGATGATGTTGTGTTAGAAAATGCTCCTCAAAATGCAAAATACACATCACCGGATATCCAAAAAGAAATATTACGTGTTTTAGCTACAAATGTACAAAAAGCAATTCGTGATGAAATCGGGACTGCAAAATTTTGTTTGATAGTTGACGAGTCTCAAGATGAATCTAAGAAAGAACAAATGGCTATTGTTGTGAGATTTGTTGACCGATATGGACATGTCAAAGAAAGATTTTTGGATTTGATTCATGTCAAAGATACAACTTCATCGACCTTGAAAAATTAG